Genomic segment of Paenibacillus polymyxa:
ATGGGAATCAAATAATGGGTTCTATTGAATATGGACCAGTAAGTCAACTAATAAGTAAATCTACCAGTGATACATTTAAAAAGTTATGCGAGGTAGGAACTGTATTTGTTCACCCTGACTACCAGAAGATTGGGGTAGGGAATTTATTGTTGAAATCAATGTATTTGGAGCTGAAGAATAGAGGAGTAGAAGAATTTTGTTTAGATAGTGGATATTGTATTGCGCAGAAAATATGGAAAAAGAAATTTGGAACTCCTGATTATTTATTAAAAGATTATTGGGGAGCAGGCTCTGATCATATGATATGGAGAATCAAAGTCAAGGATGCTATTAAATGATCAATTGCTTGGCAATCTCTTGTGTGTCTTTAATCTACAGGGACCAAAGTTATAAAACAAGGCAGGCCGGAAAATCGGACTGCCTTGTTTTAATTTTTTCATCGATATTCACCGTTGCTAACTGCATTTGTTATTAGTTAGAGATAGCTTTAAGGCGGAAGGTAGAGCTGGCGAAATCTCCAGAGAGATCCGAGACAACAAGCCCAATTTTCATTAGGCGGTCACCTCCAAAAATTTCGCCATCAAATGCTACGCAGAAGGGGGAACCGCCATCTTCCACTAAGGTATTACCCGCATGGACTGCTGTGTTGCCCGTCGCTCCGTGTTCGATTATATACTTTTTATCTGGGTCAAGTCCTTTTAGAGTTAGTCGCCGGATGGGCCCATTCGGTTCAGCTAGTACGCGGAAGTAAGCGACAAAAGCTTCGGACTGGTCCTCGCTAACGAACATCCAGGCCGTATCGCCTCGGCCTTCAAATGGACTAAGGAGTCGATACATATCTCCCTGCTGTACGAGGGAACGAATTTCCTTATACTGGGCAATTTGTTTGGCAGCGAGCTCCTTTTCTTCATTTGTAAAGGCAGTTAAGTCAAGTTCGTAGCCAAAATTCCCGCTCATTGCCACGTCGCCGCGTATAGCGAGGGAGGTGATTCGTCCCACCTGGTGATTTGGTACGTTCGATACGTGTGCGCCCATGGTACTGGCTGGATACACGATGCTTGTGCCGTACTGGATAGCCAATCTTTCAATGGCATCGGTATCGTCACTGGTCCATGTCTGCGGCATATAGTAGAGCATTCCGGGATCGAATCGTCCACCGCCTCCGGAACAGCTTTCGAACAAGATGTCCGGGAACTGGGAAGTCAGACGTTCCATCAGATCGTAAAGTCCGAGCATATAACGGTGTGCAGTTTCCTTTTGACGTCCACTAGGAGCAGTAGCCGAAGCAATCTCTGTCATATTACGGTTCATGTCCCACTTGACATAAGTAATCGGAGCGATCGAGAATACGGAGCTAAGCGTCTCATACAAGTAGTCACATACTTCCTTGCGGGAGAGATCGAGCACCAGTTGGGATCGGCCTTCCGTCCGCCGCCGGCCTTCCGCATGCAGGCACCAGTCGGGATGGCTGCGGTACAGTTCACTATCCGGTGATACCATTTCCGGCTCAACCCACAAGCCAAACTGTAATCCTTGTTCATTAACCCGTTTTGCCAGGTCAGCAAGCCCACCAGGCAGCTTGCGACGGTCTTCAAACCAGTCTCCAAGCGAACTGTCATCGTTGTCGCGCTTACCAAACCAACCGTCATCTAGAACAAAGAGCTCAATTCCAAGGGGTCCTGCTTCCTTGGCAATCGCTTCGATTTTGTCGGCGTCGAAGTCGAAATACGTGGCTTCCCAATTGTTCACGAGAATCGGACGTTCTTTGTCACGGTAAGCCCCTCGGCACAGACGTGTGCGATAGAGTCGGTGATAGGTGCGTGACATGCCTCCAAGACCTTCTTCGGAAAAGACCAATACGGCTTCAGGGGTCTGGAATGACTGACCCGGCTCAAGCCGCCAGGAGAAGTCAAAAGGATTGATTCCGATACTTACACGAGTCTGATTGAACTGCTCTACTTCTGCCTGTGCGACGAAGTTGCTGCTGTAGATTAGACTGAAACCGTACACATCCCCACGATCTTCAGTCGCATCAGGACGAAGTAGTGCCAGAAAGGGGTTCATTTGGTGGCTGCTGGAACCCCGTCGGCTCTCGAGCCGAATGGAACCGGGTCCGAGATCACGGCGTTGGATATGTCTTTCCCGAACCCAGGCTCCAGATAAGTAGAGAGCTTGGTAGTTGGAATCGGCGAAGTCGACAGAGGCACTCATGGCATGTTCAATATTTATGGTAGCGCTTCCCTTTTGTTCAAAAAGAGCAGACCTAGCAATAGCACTGTGGTTCGCAA
This window contains:
- a CDS encoding alpha-galactosidase, with translation MNIHVNEALGLFHLQSKDCSYIIQLVEGYPAHVYWGAQLHHDQSLASILELRERCSFSPTPVSSSRTISLDTLPQEYPQYGTSDFRQPAYQVALADGTRTTELKYSGYRIEPGKPKLEGLPSVYTESDDEATTLFLILEDQYSGLKTTLLYTVFANHSAIARSALFEQKGSATINIEHAMSASVDFADSNYQALYLSGAWVRERHIQRRDLGPGSIRLESRRGSSSHQMNPFLALLRPDATEDRGDVYGFSLIYSSNFVAQAEVEQFNQTRVSIGINPFDFSWRLEPGQSFQTPEAVLVFSEEGLGGMSRTYHRLYRTRLCRGAYRDKERPILVNNWEATYFDFDADKIEAIAKEAGPLGIELFVLDDGWFGKRDNDDSSLGDWFEDRRKLPGGLADLAKRVNEQGLQFGLWVEPEMVSPDSELYRSHPDWCLHAEGRRRTEGRSQLVLDLSRKEVCDYLYETLSSVFSIAPITYVKWDMNRNMTEIASATAPSGRQKETAHRYMLGLYDLMERLTSQFPDILFESCSGGGGRFDPGMLYYMPQTWTSDDTDAIERLAIQYGTSIVYPASTMGAHVSNVPNHQVGRITSLAIRGDVAMSGNFGYELDLTAFTNEEKELAAKQIAQYKEIRSLVQQGDMYRLLSPFEGRGDTAWMFVSEDQSEAFVAYFRVLAEPNGPIRRLTLKGLDPDKKYIIEHGATGNTAVHAGNTLVEDGGSPFCVAFDGEIFGGDRLMKIGLVVSDLSGDFASSTFRLKAISN
- a CDS encoding GNAT family N-acetyltransferase, whose amino-acid sequence is MNNVEIRRPEIKDIEKLNELFRVVITDTFAKEGIGHMLEDIEEEIDTKRLYLESDLESHGEQRYFLIAVDGNQIMGSIEYGPVSQLISKSTSDTFKKLCEVGTVFVHPDYQKIGVGNLLLKSMYLELKNRGVEEFCLDSGYCIAQKIWKKKFGTPDYLLKDYWGAGSDHMIWRIKVKDAIK